The following coding sequences lie in one Nerophis lumbriciformis linkage group LG02, RoL_Nlum_v2.1, whole genome shotgun sequence genomic window:
- the pkd2l1 gene encoding polycystin-2-like protein 1 isoform X2: protein MIYVVFLVDICLLTYGMTNSSTYYYTKAMTDLFVNTAGESGVKFQTISTMADFWTFAQEPLLDGLYWTKWYNNQSMDSGDQSFIYYENMLLGLPRMRQIKIKNNSCKVHKDFQDEITGCYDVYNDKKENDLSFGLINGTAWSFNTEKAIKGSSHWGLLTTYSGAGYYQDLGRTKDESTVVLRELEENLWLDRGTRAVFIDFSTYNANINMFCVIRLVVEFPATGGAIPSYQIRTVKLIRYINYWDYFILGCEMIFCLFILYYVVEEILELRIHKFSYFKSIWNILDIVVILLAIVAIVFNIFRTVKVDKLLGKLLDQPETYADFEFLAFWQTQYNNMNAVNLFFAWIKVFKYISFNKTMTQLSSTLGRCAKDIVGFAIMFFIVFFAYAQLGYLLFGTEVESFSTFVKCIFTQFRIILGDFDYDAIDRANRVLGPIYFVTYVFFVFFVLLNMFLAIINDTYSEVKEELSSQKDELQITDIIKQSYMKTFMKLKLKNEKISDVQRALRSGSGEIEFKDFRETLKEMGHADHEISAAFSQFDRDGNQILDEDEQERMKTELEEKRDALCAELNNLGMNYGKDLGAKVPVTLSEQKSNTAHHYMDREQFLRLSRQVLHLESAMSGITAKIELILEKTGIKDVPVTEGNKTTGKQTNHADQTASDGSILICVDRGTKPAMSSGRIRTIPTYDCHM from the exons ATGATCTATGTGGTGTTTTTGGTGGATATTTGTCTAT TGACATACGGCATGACCAACTCAAGCACCTACTATTACACTAAAGCCATGACAGACCTGTTTGTCAATACAGCCGGCGAAAGTGGGGTAAAGTTTCAAACCATTAGCACAATGGCCGATTTCTGGACT TTTGCCCAAGAACCACTTCTAGATGGACTCTACTGGACCAAATGGTACAACAATCAGTCCATGGACAGTGGAGACCAGTCCTTCATCTACTATGAGAACATGTTACTGGGGCTCCCCAGGATGAGGCAGATCAAAATCAAGAACAACTCCTGCAAGGTTCACAAGGACTTCCAGGATGAGATCACAGGATGTTATGATGTCTACAACGACAAAAAGGAGAACGATCTCAGCTTTGGCCTGATCAACGGCACCGC ATGGAGCTTCAACACTGAGAAAGCCATCAAGGGTTCCTCTCACTGGGGCTTGCTGACCACCTACAGTGGAGCGGGATACTACCAAGACCTAGGTCGGACAAAGGACGAAAGTACAGTTGTACTGAGAGAGCTGGAGGAGAACCTTTGGCTGGACCGCGGAACCAGGGCTGTCTTCATTGACTTCTCCACTTACAACGCAAATATCAACATGTTCTGCGTCATCAG GTTGGTGGTTGAATTCCCAGCAACTGGTGGAGCGATCCCTTCGTACCAGATCCGAACTGTCAAATTGATTCGATACATCAACTACTGGGATTACTTCATCCTTGGCTGTGAGATGATCTTCTGTTTATTCATCCTCTATTATGTTGTAGAGGAGATTCTTGAGCTTCGAATACACAAGTTTTCGTACTTTAAAAGCATCTGGAACATACTCGACATAGTGGTCATTCTG CTTGCCATCGTTGCCATTGTATTCAATATCTTCCGTACTGTCAAAGTTGACAAATTGCTTGGAAAATTGTTGGATCAACCTGAAACCTACGCCGACTTTGAGTTTCTGGCATTCTGGCAAACACAATACAACAATATGAATGCAGTCAATTTGTTCTTTGCATGGATCAAG GTGTTCAAGTACATCAGTTTCAATAAGACCATGACCCAGCTGTCTTCCACACTCGGTCGCTGTGCAAAAGACATCGTAGGCTTTGCTATAATGTTCTTCATTGTGTTCTTCGCGTATGCTCAGCTCGGATATCTTCTCTTTGGTACAGAGGTTGAATCCTTCAGCACCTTTGTCAAGTGCAT CTTTACCCAGTTCAGAATCATTCTAGGAGACTTTGATTATGACGCCATTGACCGCGCAAACAGAGTCCTTgggccaatttattttgtaaCCTACGTTTTCTTCGTTTTCTTTGTTCTGCTG AACATGTTCCTGGCCATCATAAATGACACATATTCTGAGGTGAAGGAGGAGCTCTCATCCCAAAAAGATGAGCTCCAGATTACTGACATCATCAAACAG AGCTATATGAAGACATTCATGAAGCTGAAACTGAAAAATGAGAAAATATCCGACGTTCAGAGGGCTCTACGGTCTGGATCTGGCGAAATTGAATTCAAAGATTTTAGAGAAACCTTGAAAGA GATGGGACATGCTGATCATGAAATCTCTGCAGCTTTCTCTCAGTTTGACCGTGACGGTAACCAAATTCTAGACGAAGATGAACAAGAAAGAATGAAAACAGAATTGGAAGAAAAGAGG GACGCCCTTTGTGCTGAACTCAACAATCTTGGAATGAACTATGGGAAAGATTTAGGAGCAAAGGTTCCTGTGACCTTAAGTGAGCAGAAGAGCAACACTGCTCACCACTATATGGATCGGGAACAGTTTCTGAG ATTATCCAGGCAGGTCCTCCACCTTGAAAGCGCCATGTCTGGCATCACAGCCAAGATTGAGTTGATTTTGGAGAAAACGGGGATAAAAGATGTACCGGTAACTGAAGGAAATAAAACCACTGGCAAACAGACCAATCAT GCTGATCAAACTGCCTCAGACGGGAGCATCCTTATCTGTGTGGACCGAGGGACAAAGCCTGCAATGTCATCAGGGAGGATTCGTACCATCCCCACTTACGACTGCCATATGTGA
- the pkd2l1 gene encoding polycystin-2-like protein 1 isoform X1, with the protein MKTLNNRAGSHLTSQVECELENMGSWVNQGYSGSPPPLPRAVNTVYNPKPPFQGSMESMYNVDTTSPFPGEPQLADKSLMKERRGCCSFIKGLWGTTLTENTSDNRELFVRTTLRELMIYVVFLVDICLLTYGMTNSSTYYYTKAMTDLFVNTAGESGVKFQTISTMADFWTFAQEPLLDGLYWTKWYNNQSMDSGDQSFIYYENMLLGLPRMRQIKIKNNSCKVHKDFQDEITGCYDVYNDKKENDLSFGLINGTAWSFNTEKAIKGSSHWGLLTTYSGAGYYQDLGRTKDESTVVLRELEENLWLDRGTRAVFIDFSTYNANINMFCVIRLVVEFPATGGAIPSYQIRTVKLIRYINYWDYFILGCEMIFCLFILYYVVEEILELRIHKFSYFKSIWNILDIVVILLAIVAIVFNIFRTVKVDKLLGKLLDQPETYADFEFLAFWQTQYNNMNAVNLFFAWIKVFKYISFNKTMTQLSSTLGRCAKDIVGFAIMFFIVFFAYAQLGYLLFGTEVESFSTFVKCIFTQFRIILGDFDYDAIDRANRVLGPIYFVTYVFFVFFVLLNMFLAIINDTYSEVKEELSSQKDELQITDIIKQSYMKTFMKLKLKNEKISDVQRALRSGSGEIEFKDFRETLKEMGHADHEISAAFSQFDRDGNQILDEDEQERMKTELEEKRDALCAELNNLGMNYGKDLGAKVPVTLSEQKSNTAHHYMDREQFLRLSRQVLHLESAMSGITAKIELILEKTGIKDVPVTEGNKTTGKQTNHADQTASDGSILICVDRGTKPAMSSGRIRTIPTYDCHM; encoded by the exons ATGAAGACTCTGAACAATCGGGCCGGCAGCCACCTGACCAGCCAGGTTGAGTGTGAGTTGGAAAATATGGGTTCGTGGGTGAACCAGGGCTACAGCGGTTCCCCACCACCGTTGCCTCGAGCTGTCAACACCGTCTACAACCCTAAGCCCCCGTTTCAGGGCTCCATGGAAAGCATGTACAATGTGGACACCACGAGCCCGTTCCCAGGAGAGCCACAGTTGGCTGATAAAAGCCTCATGAAGGAGCGCAGAGGGTGCTGTTCTTTCATCAAAG GCTTGTGGGGCACAACACTGACTGAGAACACGTCGGATAACAGGGAACTGTTTGTCCGCACCACTCTACGAGAGTTAATGATCTATGTGGTGTTTTTGGTGGATATTTGTCTAT TGACATACGGCATGACCAACTCAAGCACCTACTATTACACTAAAGCCATGACAGACCTGTTTGTCAATACAGCCGGCGAAAGTGGGGTAAAGTTTCAAACCATTAGCACAATGGCCGATTTCTGGACT TTTGCCCAAGAACCACTTCTAGATGGACTCTACTGGACCAAATGGTACAACAATCAGTCCATGGACAGTGGAGACCAGTCCTTCATCTACTATGAGAACATGTTACTGGGGCTCCCCAGGATGAGGCAGATCAAAATCAAGAACAACTCCTGCAAGGTTCACAAGGACTTCCAGGATGAGATCACAGGATGTTATGATGTCTACAACGACAAAAAGGAGAACGATCTCAGCTTTGGCCTGATCAACGGCACCGC ATGGAGCTTCAACACTGAGAAAGCCATCAAGGGTTCCTCTCACTGGGGCTTGCTGACCACCTACAGTGGAGCGGGATACTACCAAGACCTAGGTCGGACAAAGGACGAAAGTACAGTTGTACTGAGAGAGCTGGAGGAGAACCTTTGGCTGGACCGCGGAACCAGGGCTGTCTTCATTGACTTCTCCACTTACAACGCAAATATCAACATGTTCTGCGTCATCAG GTTGGTGGTTGAATTCCCAGCAACTGGTGGAGCGATCCCTTCGTACCAGATCCGAACTGTCAAATTGATTCGATACATCAACTACTGGGATTACTTCATCCTTGGCTGTGAGATGATCTTCTGTTTATTCATCCTCTATTATGTTGTAGAGGAGATTCTTGAGCTTCGAATACACAAGTTTTCGTACTTTAAAAGCATCTGGAACATACTCGACATAGTGGTCATTCTG CTTGCCATCGTTGCCATTGTATTCAATATCTTCCGTACTGTCAAAGTTGACAAATTGCTTGGAAAATTGTTGGATCAACCTGAAACCTACGCCGACTTTGAGTTTCTGGCATTCTGGCAAACACAATACAACAATATGAATGCAGTCAATTTGTTCTTTGCATGGATCAAG GTGTTCAAGTACATCAGTTTCAATAAGACCATGACCCAGCTGTCTTCCACACTCGGTCGCTGTGCAAAAGACATCGTAGGCTTTGCTATAATGTTCTTCATTGTGTTCTTCGCGTATGCTCAGCTCGGATATCTTCTCTTTGGTACAGAGGTTGAATCCTTCAGCACCTTTGTCAAGTGCAT CTTTACCCAGTTCAGAATCATTCTAGGAGACTTTGATTATGACGCCATTGACCGCGCAAACAGAGTCCTTgggccaatttattttgtaaCCTACGTTTTCTTCGTTTTCTTTGTTCTGCTG AACATGTTCCTGGCCATCATAAATGACACATATTCTGAGGTGAAGGAGGAGCTCTCATCCCAAAAAGATGAGCTCCAGATTACTGACATCATCAAACAG AGCTATATGAAGACATTCATGAAGCTGAAACTGAAAAATGAGAAAATATCCGACGTTCAGAGGGCTCTACGGTCTGGATCTGGCGAAATTGAATTCAAAGATTTTAGAGAAACCTTGAAAGA GATGGGACATGCTGATCATGAAATCTCTGCAGCTTTCTCTCAGTTTGACCGTGACGGTAACCAAATTCTAGACGAAGATGAACAAGAAAGAATGAAAACAGAATTGGAAGAAAAGAGG GACGCCCTTTGTGCTGAACTCAACAATCTTGGAATGAACTATGGGAAAGATTTAGGAGCAAAGGTTCCTGTGACCTTAAGTGAGCAGAAGAGCAACACTGCTCACCACTATATGGATCGGGAACAGTTTCTGAG ATTATCCAGGCAGGTCCTCCACCTTGAAAGCGCCATGTCTGGCATCACAGCCAAGATTGAGTTGATTTTGGAGAAAACGGGGATAAAAGATGTACCGGTAACTGAAGGAAATAAAACCACTGGCAAACAGACCAATCAT GCTGATCAAACTGCCTCAGACGGGAGCATCCTTATCTGTGTGGACCGAGGGACAAAGCCTGCAATGTCATCAGGGAGGATTCGTACCATCCCCACTTACGACTGCCATATGTGA